Proteins from one Gemmatimonadaceae bacterium genomic window:
- a CDS encoding helix-turn-helix transcriptional regulator, with protein MSDTDSRLPAPLSTQVFHILLSLVDDDLHGYAIIQDVASRTDGGLRLTASTLYAAVKRLLESGWIEERTTRPAGAPTDPRRRYYRLTRLGRDVARAEARRLEQLAAMARAKRLLPPLGASAKGARA; from the coding sequence ATGAGCGATACCGACTCTCGACTCCCCGCTCCGCTCTCGACACAGGTCTTTCACATCCTGTTATCCCTCGTCGACGACGATCTGCACGGCTACGCGATCATCCAGGACGTCGCCTCGCGAACGGACGGCGGCCTACGTCTGACCGCGAGTACGCTGTACGCCGCGGTGAAACGGCTGCTCGAGAGCGGGTGGATCGAGGAGCGCACGACGCGTCCCGCCGGCGCGCCGACTGACCCGCGGCGGCGGTATTATCGCCTGACGAGGCTCGGCCGCGATGTCGCACGCGCCGAGGCTCGGAGACTCGAGCAACTCGCGGCAATGGCCCGCGCCAAGCGGCTCCTGCCGCCGTTAGGCGCCAGCGCCAAGGGGGCACGCGCATGA
- a CDS encoding ankyrin repeat domain-containing protein → MTSPEQPHSLPERPSLEYLRKVAKKRLRDLRHTDPHAKLATALLAVARDYGFSSWRALKAEIAKREKDRFAVFFDACAEGDVERMRQLIAEDPSLVRVANTNEPHGGWTALHSAARRGHLDAVLLLLEHGADPNAREAGDNTYPLHWAAAARHIETVRALLDAGGDVHGLGDLHQLDVIGWATYFHPEQEDERPDVVPLLLERGAHHHIFSAMSIGDPDLIRALVEEHPDALDRRMSRFEHGLTPLHFAMSRKRYDLLDLLIELGADLEAEDDGGQTALAVAMLRGDQEAMRRLHAAGAKQPPTISTPSFTQGMSKLSGSITRIVPMITVPDVATALDWYTSIGFTEVARYGDSGVANFGLLSFGGAQLMLNMHGKVGRHDAGLWFYTDRIDELYQLLKSRQLEAARASLAGDASVHQSIEFVEDIYDPFYGGRQFSILDLNGYELLFYQE, encoded by the coding sequence ATGACCAGCCCAGAGCAGCCCCACTCACTGCCCGAGCGCCCCTCGCTCGAGTACCTGCGCAAGGTCGCCAAGAAGCGGCTGCGCGACCTCCGACACACTGATCCGCACGCCAAGCTCGCAACGGCACTCCTCGCCGTCGCGCGTGACTACGGATTCTCCAGCTGGCGGGCCCTCAAAGCCGAGATCGCGAAGCGGGAGAAGGATCGATTCGCTGTCTTCTTCGATGCATGCGCCGAGGGCGACGTCGAGCGCATGCGCCAGCTCATCGCGGAAGATCCATCACTCGTTCGAGTAGCAAACACTAATGAGCCGCACGGCGGATGGACCGCGCTCCACTCGGCGGCCCGTCGTGGCCACCTCGACGCGGTGCTCCTGTTGCTCGAACATGGCGCGGATCCGAATGCACGCGAGGCCGGCGACAACACGTACCCACTCCATTGGGCCGCTGCGGCCAGACATATCGAGACCGTGCGCGCTCTCCTCGACGCCGGCGGTGACGTCCACGGTCTCGGTGACCTGCACCAGCTCGACGTCATCGGCTGGGCCACGTACTTCCATCCCGAGCAGGAGGATGAGCGGCCGGACGTCGTCCCCCTGCTGCTGGAGCGTGGCGCGCACCATCACATCTTCTCGGCAATGTCGATTGGCGATCCCGATCTCATTCGCGCACTCGTCGAGGAGCATCCCGATGCGCTCGACAGACGCATGTCGCGTTTCGAGCACGGCCTCACGCCACTGCATTTTGCGATGAGCCGAAAGCGCTACGACCTGCTCGATCTCCTGATCGAGCTCGGAGCCGACCTCGAGGCCGAAGACGACGGCGGACAGACCGCGCTCGCCGTGGCGATGCTGCGCGGCGATCAGGAAGCGATGCGCCGCCTCCACGCTGCCGGAGCCAAGCAACCACCGACGATCTCGACGCCATCGTTCACACAGGGAATGAGCAAACTCTCAGGCTCGATCACCAGGATCGTCCCGATGATCACCGTGCCAGACGTCGCGACGGCGCTCGACTGGTACACGTCGATCGGGTTCACGGAGGTGGCGCGCTATGGGGATAGTGGCGTCGCCAATTTCGGGCTTCTGTCCTTCGGGGGCGCGCAGCTCATGCTCAACATGCACGGCAAAGTTGGCCGGCACGACGCGGGCCTGTGGTTCTACACCGACCGGATTGATGAGCTTTATCAATTACTCAAGTCGCGCCAGCTCGAGGCGGCTCGCGCCTCGCTCGCCGGCGACGCATCGGTTCACCAGAGTATCGAGTTCGTCGAGGACATCTACGACCCCTTCTATGGAGGACGGCAGTTCAGCATCCTCGACCTGAACGGTTACGAACTGCTCTTCTATCAGGAGTAG